Proteins from a single region of Candidatus Bathyarchaeota archaeon:
- a CDS encoding glycosyltransferase family 39 protein: MKNLGVLSALLVVATVARLSTPIELTLDNTNADSDVYLAMAMMVNRGYKLYNQVFYGHPPLMIWILSYAFKVFGTSALIGGLVGVVLSLIGISGIYFTAKRLGGFGAGILSGILLSFSPLYLQVSRSASNEILLCALSPWMLYSFLLYLESRSYRWLILSGLLSGFCFLSKFYAVFLFLSVCLCFIYKRRLREMVYYLILTAIPMLSLLTFDIAAVWKDIFLFPLYRPVTSLNLRLERLTDFLRADLGLISLGIGGAFFQLKSRKNEKTSLIVLWLFLTFTGLIAQTTLFKHHLVHTLLPLAICASFLIKEAHVIQPKEVMAFSLMLMLFSLPTLIVYDPVAVTSEFPALVDARFEVAQLVQNMTTVNDFIISGDLMIPVIANRMVPPNLIDISDTRHEAKFILSRNLIEDCIKYDVKIVIVSSRLLSFGKFIEFVRKHYINVGTIRVSGYPQAYAYAIYIKR, from the coding sequence TTGAAAAATTTAGGCGTCTTATCTGCGTTGCTTGTTGTTGCGACGGTTGCACGCCTCAGTACTCCAATTGAGTTGACTTTAGACAATACAAATGCGGATAGCGATGTATATTTAGCCATGGCAATGATGGTAAACCGGGGCTATAAATTATATAACCAAGTTTTCTACGGGCATCCTCCGTTGATGATATGGATCCTGAGTTATGCTTTCAAAGTATTCGGCACCTCAGCGTTGATTGGTGGCCTAGTTGGGGTTGTGCTTTCGTTAATTGGAATCTCTGGAATCTATTTTACTGCTAAACGGCTGGGGGGATTTGGGGCCGGTATCCTTTCTGGCATTCTTCTTTCATTTTCTCCGCTTTACTTGCAAGTTTCACGGTCAGCCTCAAATGAGATTTTACTTTGTGCGTTGTCCCCATGGATGTTGTATTCATTTCTCCTTTATCTTGAGAGCAGAAGCTATCGATGGCTAATTTTGTCAGGATTGCTATCTGGATTTTGTTTCTTATCAAAATTTTATGCGGTTTTTTTGTTTCTTTCTGTTTGCCTCTGTTTCATTTATAAACGAAGACTCAGAGAAATGGTATATTATCTAATCTTAACCGCGATACCAATGCTCTCTCTTCTTACATTCGATATAGCCGCAGTTTGGAAAGATATATTCTTATTCCCACTTTATCGCCCAGTTACATCCCTCAACCTTCGTTTAGAAAGATTAACCGATTTCTTACGTGCTGATCTTGGGTTGATTTCACTTGGGATTGGCGGTGCATTTTTCCAACTAAAAAGTCGTAAAAATGAAAAGACTAGTCTCATAGTTTTATGGCTTTTCTTGACATTTACAGGTTTAATTGCTCAAACAACTCTCTTTAAGCATCACCTTGTTCATACGCTTCTCCCCCTCGCGATTTGCGCTTCCTTTTTAATTAAAGAGGCGCACGTAATTCAACCAAAAGAAGTCATGGCATTTTCATTAATGCTTATGCTGTTTTCCTTGCCTACCCTTATAGTGTACGACCCGGTAGCTGTTACATCTGAATTTCCAGCTCTAGTTGACGCTCGATTTGAAGTAGCACAACTAGTTCAGAATATGACGACTGTAAATGATTTTATTATCAGTGGAGATTTGATGATTCCAGTAATCGCAAACCGTATGGTTCCACCGAACCTAATCGACATTAGCGACACGCGTCACGAAGCGAAGTTCATTCTTTCACGCAATCTTATTGAAGACTGCATAAAATATGACGTGAAAATCGTAATAGTTAGCAGTCGGTTACTTTCTTTCGGAAAATTCATTGAATTTGTTCGTAAGCACTACATCAATGTAGGTACGATTCGTGTTTCTGGTTATCCACAAGCTTACGCTTACGCAATTTACATCAAACGATAA